The following proteins come from a genomic window of Carassius auratus strain Wakin chromosome 18, ASM336829v1, whole genome shotgun sequence:
- the bicra gene encoding LOW QUALITY PROTEIN: BRD4-interacting chromatin-remodeling complex-associated protein (The sequence of the model RefSeq protein was modified relative to this genomic sequence to represent the inferred CDS: inserted 1 base in 1 codon), translated as MDDEDGRCLLDVICDPQALNDFLHGSETQLDTDDLLDGSSDPSSSFFSSTGGHVPEVQPQAQLSTNEPGLPRVSVDLDFLEDDILGGSPGGDNGSNGVGTNHEPCDILQQSLAEANITEQSLQEADAELDLSQFGLTGLTQVVQPLPDAGLSGVGIGGATQIFPNQGTPTAPSNATPDMLSSVLAHPGLQLQPQVMNKAISVQPFVQQVGLGNVTLQPISSLQALPNGSQSGPLGIGQIQVVGQPTVMTINPSGQQILTKMGGYQLHQPGPEAASAGTQAGLGGSVLSSGGGLLIQGGKATLGSPALNGPAVCLSNTNTNNSATTMAAPGGIVGFGNASLGAGIGSQTQPQGQIMQNVIIQRTPTPIQPKPPQGGTIQPKVFKQQQQLPAPHALPNDANKALGVQQIPVSAGQNVTFLGKHGSNVVLSTQATSQGTQFSQALFKQQGPQTSGKPLSVHLLNQQGSIVIPSQTVLQGQNHQFLLPGLQAGGQFLTQHPGGHIITSQGPGGQIIANQILTANQNINLGQMLASQGHPGAAHILSGHIHLQPGQMGHPTLFQMPVSLAQTQTQAHPVTGHVQTVIQGMPIQNSLSVESLSPAVSLQTLQQSGGIPNNGSSGSAAMAPCQTGEGITVLGGSTDPAAQPAQTQPQPSILTVQMTPPVSVAGTVPSSSSPSPTMATSTSSMVGLGPQAQHSPGKLLFTSPGSSMILSQESLQMFLQQDQQHQAGKDPPAAVGVPASVIVSGSSSGPAPSGHDSLLAETRQCPSPSPGPAHMATVVNKVPSAAHSQTIKIQSASPSQPVVTPAPTPTLTDSPQPARASPITIGQQIQSPHQHQQSRPPSQPQPQSQAQTPSRSCTPSSLPPLFIIHNQIGGSPQPSQQAPQQQQQQQQQQPQQIQVQLQPQVLPQTLPQPTALQPDIPPSSCSPKPPQPLPAQFQFQPAVSSPPAAVVKQQVTVVPGLTAEQQHHLQLVSAQLQTMSSITQPSPQQKQLLEKLHQIQQNILLQAKQQAQAQAQAQAQAQAQASQQQTTNQFNKMPDQPSVQAANSTASGTIQAPVQSLLQQKSVLVKSSTTGANETQVFSAVSAGATVNQGITTPNLAHAVQAKPGVISSVGGLTLNKAGLQIQVLGAPVSQMPAPPQPAPQTQTSALKRPFSMEPSKEARMLEQLRKQQGSVLHPDYSSPFCSFEDTFHRLMPYHLYQGMASSPEDYRKVDEEFENVSCQLLKRTQAMVDKYRHLLFEESKRLGPSAEMVMIDRMFIQEEKVALSQDRVLAKEKPEEFVANSSLLDSSAVRPVKVELSSVRIASASGAGQPVAAAPAAAVAPAPTPIPAPTPAAAPTPASTPALFPPTKLVIKQGGGGXSVSWSTSSTPTPAPVVRPTAEPVTPNASFSRTPSTRPADDDDDVALPQRTSKPPIKTYEARQRIGLKLKIKQEAGFSKVVHNTALDPVHSQSQLTPQPPPPEQPQKVKPIHVTPPTTVIRTPPPTSYPTPSSTVPTVTPHTGSASSSATSSSGPTPSFSSSWSSSSPSTSTAQMNGTLEHHEVGGVKRNPASTATPPLTTCRLPLRKTYRENISPRHRPGVPGGGGDTLPILPAGPPITTTPQPQGSSPQTERTVIARVKLERQGGHGRSHPHSESQSLAAVEDVLYRGIKNAYQHHREFSDKEDEDEAKEGGRLGRLKGIGSKNREGGRGTFRMDQHAPGPPSPGETSCTRDSTLPAKRCKSDSPDMDNASFSSGSPPPDDSLNEHLQCAIDSILNLQQGPPGHGGSGKAALGRVHGESLPNQHQTHPSYRQSMPPLSTPPSSAAMSQHPQVGGRGQNGNLVSQTHSR; from the exons ATGGATGATGAAGATGGCAGGTGCTTGCTAGATGTAATTTG TGACCCACAAGCACTCAATGATTTTCTTCATGGATCAGAAACACAA CTGGACACTGATGACCTTTTGGATGGCTCAAGTGACCCGTCCAGCTCGTTCTTCTCCAGCACTGGG GGCCACGTTCCTGAGGTCCAGCCACAGGCTCAGCTGTCGACAAATGAGCCAGGCCTTCCAAGAGTTAGCGTTGATTTGGATTTCCTGGAAGATGACATCTTGGGGGGATCGCCGGGAGGAGACAATGGAAGCAATGGTGTTGGGACAAATCATGAGCCTTGTGACATTTTGCAGCAGAGTCTGGCAGAGGCTAACATCACAGAACAGAGCCTTCAAGAGGCAGATGCTGAGCTCGACCTCAGTCAGTTTGGGCTGACTGGCCTTACGCAGGTGGTCCAACCCCTGCCTGATGCTGGCCTGTCTGGGGTGGGCATTGGAGGTGCAACTCAGATTTTTCCAAACCAAGGCACCCCTACTGCACCCTCTAATGCCACCCCAGACATGCTCAGCTCAGTCCTGGCACATCCAGGTCTGCAGCTTCAACCCCAGGTCATGAACAAAGCTATCAGCGTCCAGCCATTCGTGCAACAAGTCGGGCTTGGAAATGTTACCCTTCAACCTATTTCAAGCCTTCAGGCCTTACCGAATGGCAGTCAGTCTGGACCGTTGGGCATTGGACAAATTCAAGTTGTGGGCCAACCCACTGTAATGACTATTAATCCATCTGGGCAGCAGATCTTGACGAAAATGGGTGGCTACCAATTGCATCAACCTGGGCCTGAGGCAGCAAGCGCTGGAACGCAGGCTGGGCTTGGTGGCTCTGTTTTGAGTTCAGGGGGAGGACTTTTAATTCAAGGGGGAAAGGCCACTCTAGGGTCCCCTGCCTTAAATGGGCCGGCTGTCTGCTTAAGCAACACAAATACTAACAACAGCGCAACTACAATGGCCGCTCCTGGTGGCATTGTGGGTTTCGGTAATGCCTCTTTGGGTGCCGGAATTGGATCTCAAACCCAGCCTCAAGGCCAAATTATGCAGAATGTCATCATCCAGCGAACGCCAACACCAATACAGCCCAAACCTCCGCAAGGGGGTACCATCCAACCCAAAGTCTTCAAGCAGCAGCAACAGCTTCCTGCTCCACATGCCTTGCCAAATGATGCTAATAAGGCTCTGGGGGTGCAGCAAATCCCAGTATCAGCTGGTCAGAATGTAACGTTCCTCGGGAAGCATGGCTCAAATGTAGTCTTGAGCACACAGGCCACGTCGCAGGGAACGCAGTTCTCTCAAGCGCTCTTTAAGCAACAGGGCCCCCAAACGTCAGGAAAACCGCTCAGTGTTCACTTGTTAAACCAACAGGGCAGCATTGTGATTCCCTCGCAAACTGTCCTGCAGGGCCAAAACCACCAGTTCCTGTTACCGGGGCTTCAGGCGGGGGGTCAGTTCCTGACTCAGCATCCCGGGGGTCACATCATTACCAGTCAGGGGCCTGGAGGGCAGATAATCGCTAATCAGAtcttgacagccaatcagaacatcaACCTGGGTCAGATGTTGGCCTCACAGGGTCACCCTGGTGCTGCCCATATTCTCTCTGGACACATCCACCTCCAGCCCGGTCAGATGGGTCATCCCACACTGTTCCAAATGCCGGTGTCCCTGGCGCAAACGCAGACACAAGCCCATCCGGTAACAGGCCACGTACAAACGGTCATCCAGGGCATGCCGATACAGAATTCCCTGTCCGTGGAGAGCCTTAGCCCAGCAGTCAGTTTACAGACGTTGCAGCAATCTGGCGGCATCCCTAATAACGGTAGCAGTGGATCTGCGGCTATGGCGCCGTGCCAGACAGGAGAGGGAATCACTGTATTGGGCGGCTCTACGGATCCTGCTGCTCAACCAGCACAGACCCAACCGCAGCCCTCAATTCTCACGGTTCAGATGACACCACCGGTTTCAGTAGCAGGAACGGTTCCTTCCTCTTCATCTCCATCTCCAACTATGGCCACGTCCACGTCCTCAATGGTGGGTTTGGGTCCTCAGGCCCAGCACAGCCCAGGAAAGTTGTTGTTCACATCACCCGGTTCCAGCATGATCCTAAGTCAGGAGTCCCTTCAAATGTTCCTGCAGCAG GACCAACAGCATCAAGCAGGAAAAGACCCACCTGCCGCTGTGGGTGTACCTGCATCTGTTATCGTCAGCGGCAGCAGTTCTGGTCCCGCCCCTTCAGGCCATGACAGCTTGTTAGCCGAGACTCGGCAGTGTCCCAGCCCCTCCCCTGGCCCCGCCCACATGGCAACAGTGGTTAACAAG GTTCCATCGGCAGCACATTCACAGACTATAAAGATCCAAAGCGCCTCCCCATCTCAGCCTGTGGTCACCCCTGCACCAACACCCACCCTGACTGACAGTCCTCAACCTGCCCGAGCTTCTCCCATAACCATCGGGCAGCAGATCCAGTCTCCTCACCAGCACCAGCAGTCTCGGCCTCCATCACAGCCCCAGCCTCAGTCTCAGGCACAGACTCCCTCGCGTTCCTGCACGCCCTCCTCTCTACCGCCCCTCTTTATCATACACAATCAGATCGGAGGTTCTCCACAACCATCACAACAAGCTCCtcaacaacagcaacagcagcagcagcagcagcctcaGCAAATACAAGTGCAGCTCCAGCCTCAAGTTCTTCCTCAGACTCTGCCTCAGCCTACCGCCCTGCAGCCAGACATACCTCCTTCCTCCTGTTCCCCGAAGCCTCCGCAGCCCCTTCCTGCACAGTTCCAGTTCCAGCCTGCTGTGAGCTCGCCTCCAGCTGCAGTGGTCAAACAGCAGGTGACGGTGGTGCCGGGGCTGACTGCAGAACAGCAGCATCACCTTCAGCTGGTCAGTGCGCAGCTGCAGACCATGTCATCCATCACACAGCCCTCTCCTCAGCAAAAGCAGCTTTTGGAAAAACTTCACCAG ATCCAGCAAAACATTCTTCTACAGGCTAAGCAGCAAGCTCAGGCACAAGCTCAGGCTCAAGCCCAAGCCCAAGCTCAGGCCTCTCAGCAACAGACCACAAACCAGTTCAACAAAATGCCAGATCAGCCTTCGGTCCAAGCTGCAAATTCAACGGCCAGTGGCACCATCCAAGCGCCAGTCCAGTCCCTTCTGCAGCAGAAGTCTGTGCTTGTCAAGTCCTCTACTACAG GTGCAAATGAAACTCAAGTATTTTCTGCTGTGTCTGCTGGGGCTACGGTGAACCAGGGAATCACGACTCCAAACCTTGCGCATGCTGTTCAG GCAAAGCCAGGAGTCATAAGTTCAGTTGGTGGGCTGACTCTGAATAAAGCAGGTTTGCAGATACAGGTTTTAGGTGCTCCAGTCTCTCAAATGCCGGCACCTCCACAACCTGCTCCCCAAACACAG ACTTCAGCATTAAAAAGGCCTTTTAGTATGGAACCGAGCAAAGAAGCAAG GATGCTGGAACAGCTGCGAAAACAGCAAGGCTCTGTTCTCCATCCTGACTACAGCTCTCCTTTCTGCTCATTTGAGGACACTTTTCATCGACTGATGCCGTACCACCTGTACCAAGGCATGGCTTCATCCCCAGAAGACTACCGCAAAG TGGATGAAGAATTTGAGAACGTCTCATGCCAACTCTTGAAGCGCACGCAAGCAATGGTGGATAAATATCGTCACTTGCTTTTTGAGGAATCAAAG AGGCTGGGTCCCTCAGCAGAGATGGTTATGATTGACCGGATGTTCATTCAGGAGGAGAAGGTTGCGCTTAGTCAGGACAGGGTCCTGGCCAAGGAGAAACCAG AAGAATTTGTGGCCAATTCCAGTTTGCTGGACAGCAGTGCCGTGAGACCTGTAAAGGTGGAGCTGAGTTCTGTACGAATTGCATCAGCATCAGGTGCAGGTCAACCTGTGGCAGCTGCACCTGCTGCAGCTGTTGCCCCTGCTCCTACCCCAATTCCTGCACCTACCCCAGCTGCTGCCCCCACTCCTGCTTCCACCCCTGCCCTCTTTCCTCCTACCAAGCTGGTGATTAAGCAAGGTGGAGGGG CATCGGTATCCTGGTCCACCAGCTCCACGCCTACGCCCGCTCCTGTGGTCCGGCCAACTGCAGAGCCAGTGACGCCAAATGCCTCCTTCAGCCGCACTCCATCCACCCGCCCTGCTGATGACGACGATGATGTTGCGCTTCCCCAGCGGACCAGCAAACCGCCCATCAAGACCTACGAGGCACGCCAGCGAATAGGTTTGAAGCTGAAGATCAAACAGGAGGCGGGATTTAGTAAGGTGGTTCACAACACTGCTTTAGATCCGGTCCACTCCCAATCCCAACTCACTCCACAACCACCGCCCCCTGAGCAGCCGCAGAAAGTCAAGCCCATCCATGTAACCCCACCCACCACAGTCATTAGAACTCCTCCCCCAACGTCTTACCCCACCCCCTCTTCTACTGTCCCTACGGTAACCCCACACACAGGCTCCGCCTCCAGTAGCGCAACTTCCTCCAGTGGACCTACGCCCTCATTTTCCTCCTCCTGGTCTTCATCGTCCCCTTCCACATCTACGGCACAGATGAACGGCACTCTAGAACACCACGAGGTAGGCGGAGTTAAACGGAACCCAGCGTCCACGGCGACTCCTCCCCTTACCACTTGCCGGCTCCCGCTTCGAAAGACGTACCGTGAGAACATCAGTCCACGTCATAGGCCGGGTGTACCAGGAGGAGGTGGAGATACATTGCCCATTCTACCAGCAGGACCCCCTATTACCACTACCCCTCAGCCACAAGGTTCCTCTCCTCAAACTGAACGGACTGTGATAGCAAGAGTGAAACTAGAAAGGCAGGGCGGACATGGACGGTCTCACCCCCATTCAGAGTCGCAGAGCCTCGCGGCAGTAGAGGATGTCCTCTACCGTGGCATCAAAAATGCGTACCAACATCACAGAGAGTTCTCTGACAAAGAGGATGAAGACGAGGCAAAGGAAGGTGGTCGTTTGGGGCGGTTAAAGGGCATAGGGAGCAAAAACCGAGAGGGAGGAAGGGGTACATTTAGGATGGATCAGCATGCTCCTGGTCCACCTTCTCCTGGAGAGACTTCTTGCACAAGAGACTCCACACTTCCTGCCAAACGCTGCAAGTCCGACTCTCCGGATATGGACAATGCGAGTTTCTCCAGCGGCAGCCCGCCGCCTGACGACTCGTTGAATGAGCACCTGCAGTGTGCCATAGACAGTATACTGAACCTCCAACAGGGCCCTCCTGGACATGGAGGCTCAGGGAAAGCAGCTTTAGGGAGGGTTCATGGGGAAAGCCTGCCTAATCAGCACCAAACCCATCCTTCCTACAGACAGTCCATGCCTCCCCTCTCCACGCCACCCTCGTCCGCCGCCATGTCCCAGCATCCACAGGTGGGGGGCCGAGGACAAAATGGGAATTTGGTTTCACAGACGCACAGTAGATAA
- the LOC113118684 gene encoding sprouty-related, EVH1 domain-containing protein 3-like, whose protein sequence is MTVKHLSQSHTGSESSSNSRKEMLPKPITIVTSESSSTCFVRSTEEFAYGTGHACTTQTPAQIHTRPAQDQLTQVTAVLNPPAPPPPPPAPPTPPILPPTSSPLSPLSPTISLLEEGDLRSLDPCKDLWGTRGYEDYRRAGATRTKVGGLTGGVVVGGGQDKTELCVVRFEKELAGVGTTGCEVTVMLDTKGSQHNSSPTCMPNAVPGVPSASGSPEETGKSSPSPCCIHTSLATPRSRTRKRGAGGGEAISPDDDSSCPQGSSSCSSRCVYCRSVFSASENGRGRCRDAPDPALHCLRQWTCVWCAESLLYHCMSDSEGEFWEPCSCEDSMGGRPHTLCCARWMVLLTLSLFVPCMCCYLPLRACLRCGERCGCCGGKHKAVR, encoded by the exons ATGACGGTCAAGCA TCTGTCTCAGTCTCATACAGGGAGTGAGTCGTCATCCAACAGCAGAAAAGAGATGCTGCCCAAACCCATTACCATTGTGACCAGTGAGTCGTCCTCCACCTGTTTTGTGCGCTCCACAGAGGAGTTTGCGTATGGGACAGGGCACGCATGCACGACGCAGACCCCAGCTCAG ATCCACACCCGACCTGCCCAGGACCAGCTCACCCAAGTAACCGCCGTTTTGAACCCTCCGGCGCCCCCTCCGCCTCCTCCGGCCCCCCCGACCCCCCCCATATTGCCCCCTACCTCGTCCCCCCTCTCTCCGCTCTCGCCCACCATCTCCCTGCTGGAGGAAGGGGATCTCCGTAGCCTGGACCCGTGCAAGGACCTGTGGGGTACACGCGGCTACGAGGACTACCGCCGCGCCGGTGCTACACGGACCAAGGTGGGCGGGCTGACGGGGGGCGTGGTGGTGGGCGGCGGCCAGGACAAGACGGAGCTCTGCGTGGTGCGCTTCGAGAAGGAACTGGCCGGCGTGGGCACCACGGGCTGCGAGGTCACCGTCATGCTGGACACCAAAGGCTCTCAGCACAACTCTTCGCCCACCTGCATGCCCAACGCCGTGCCGGGAGTGCCGTCGGCCAGCGGCTCCCCGGAGGAGACGGGCAAAAGCTCGCCCTCACCCTGCTGCATTCACACCTCGCTCGCCACGCCCCGCTCTCGGACTCGCAAGCGAGGGGCCGGCGGAGGGGAAGCCATCTCGCCCGACGACGACAGCTCCTGTCCTCAGGGCTCCTCCTCTTGCTCGTCACGCTGCGTGTACTGCCGCTCCGTCTTCAGCGCCTCTGAGAACGGACGGGGGCGCTGCCGGGACGCTCCCGATCCGGCGCTACACTGCTTGCGCCAGTGGACGTGTGTGTGGTGCGCGGAGAGCCTGCTCTACCACTGCATGTCGGACTCTGAGGGCGAGTTCTGGGAGCCGTGCTCGTGCGAGGACTCGATGGGAGGCCGGCCGCACACGCTGTGCTGCGCCCGTTGGATGGTGCTTTTGACACTGTCTCTTTTTGTGCCCTGCATGTGCTGCTACCTGCCCCTGCGCGCATGCCTGCGCTGTGGGGAGAGATGCGGCTGCTGCGGAGGAAAGCACAAGGCCGTGCGATGA
- the psmd8 gene encoding 26S proteasome non-ATPase regulatory subunit 8, with amino-acid sequence MASVLKETAGLYETLKAEWNKKNPNLNKCGETLSKLKISLLELNFLPTTGTKLTKQQLILARDVLEIGALWSILKKDIPSFERYMAQLKCYYFDYKDELPESAYRHQLLGLNLLFLLSQNRVSEFHTELERLSAKDIQTNVYIRHPVSLEQYLMEGSYNKVFLAKGNIPAESYTFFIDILLDTIRDEIAGCIEKAYEQIQFNEASRVLFFSSQKKMTEYAKKRGWTQSPDGYYSFSTQHQKTEEVTIPSTELAQQVIEYARQLEMIV; translated from the exons ATGGCGTCTGTGTTGAAGGAGACTGCGGGGTTATATGAGACGCTGAAAGCCGAGTGGAACAAGAAGAATCCAAATCTTAATAAATGCGGTGAGACCCTGAGCAAGCTAAAG ATATCCCTGCTAGAGTTGAACTTTCTACCAACTACTGGGACCAAGCTAACCAAACAACAGCTTATCCTTGCCA gaGATGTTTTGGAGATTGGAGCATTATGGAGCATTCTAAAGAAAGACATCCCGTCCTTTGAGCGCTACATGGCTCAGCTTAAGTGTTATTACTTTGATTACAA GGATGAGTTGCCAGAGTCAGCGTACAGACACCAGTTGCTGGGTCTCAACTTGCTCTTCCTGCTGTCTCAGAACAGAGTGTCTGAGTTCCACACAGAGCTGGAGAGACTGAGCGCAAAAGACATCCAGACCAATGTCTACATCAGACATCCAGTTTCTTTAGAGCAG tATCTGATGGAGGGCAGTTATAACAAGGTCTTTCTCGCTAAAGGAAATATTCCTGCTGAGAGCTACACCTTCTTCATTGACATTCTTCTTGATACTATTCG AGATGAGATTGCAGGTTGTATAGAGAAAGCATACGAACAAATTCAGTTCAATGAGGCCTCACGGGTGCTGTTCTTCTCCTCTCAGAAAAAGATGACCGAATATGCGAAGAAA AGAGGCTGGACCCAGAGTCCTGATGGATACTATTCATTCAGTACCCAGCATCAAAAGACTGAGGAAGTGACCATCCCTTCCACAGAACTGGCCCAACAAGTCATCGAGTATGCAAGGCAGCTGGAAATGATTGTGTAG